From Microplitis mediator isolate UGA2020A chromosome 11, iyMicMedi2.1, whole genome shotgun sequence, one genomic window encodes:
- the LOC130677320 gene encoding keratin-associated protein 19-2-like produces MKKSFSTGLVILILISQAVGRGHGGHGGHGSHGSHGSFHGFGRSHSISSHSSSSGHSGSSGHSESSGHSSYSGYHPRYYGSGRHRSSNSSAISIISYKPSYLIATSLACILWTL; encoded by the exons atgaaaaaaagtttttctactggattagtaattttgatactTATATCAC aagCTGTAGGGCGTGGTCACGGTGGTCACGGTGGTCACGGTTCTCATGGTTCTCACGGATCCTTTCATGGATTTGGTAGATCGCATTCAATATCTTCACACTCTTCAt cTTCTGGACATTCTGGATCTTCGGGACACTCTGAATCTTCAGGACATTCAAGTTACTCTGGATACCACCCACGATACTACGGATCTGGTCGTCACCGATCTTCAAATTCTTCTGCTATATCAATAATTTCATACAAACCGTCCTACCTGATTGCGACATCATTAGCCTGCATCCTTTGgacattataa